One window of bacterium genomic DNA carries:
- a CDS encoding ABC transporter permease — protein sequence MKRYLVKRLLSAAVLLWLVGSVVFFSVYLLPGDPAQIILGGLDAHPSPDQLQRVRDQLGLSRPVLVQYLGWVGGLVQGDLGRSLVSGRAVTGDLSVRLLRTLQLIVPAAVLSTALGVTAGVYAARARSTFMDPLVSGMTLLGFSVPVFVIGPILVSIFTLWLKLLPPGGYVGPGESPGGFAIHLVLPAVALAAAPMATAMRMTRSSVLEQLSLDYVRTARSKGLAESRVVGQHVLRNALLPVLTVLGLQVGAMFAGSVLVETIFNWPGMNLFLLQALGQRDYPIIQAVVLIAAAIFIGTNALIDVTYAVIDPRIRYG from the coding sequence GTGAAACGGTATCTGGTAAAGCGGCTCCTGAGCGCGGCCGTGCTCCTATGGCTGGTCGGCTCGGTTGTCTTCTTTTCCGTGTATCTGCTTCCCGGCGATCCGGCCCAGATTATCTTGGGCGGGCTCGACGCGCACCCGAGCCCGGATCAGCTGCAGCGGGTCCGGGACCAGCTGGGGCTCAGTCGCCCGGTCCTCGTCCAGTATCTCGGGTGGGTTGGCGGCCTCGTCCAAGGGGATCTCGGCCGGTCGCTCGTCTCCGGCCGCGCGGTGACCGGCGACCTCTCGGTGCGGCTCCTCCGCACGCTCCAGCTCATCGTGCCGGCCGCCGTGCTCTCGACGGCGCTCGGGGTCACGGCCGGCGTCTACGCGGCGCGCGCGCGCAGCACGTTCATGGATCCCCTCGTCTCCGGGATGACACTGCTTGGGTTTTCCGTCCCGGTGTTCGTGATCGGCCCCATCCTCGTCTCGATCTTCACGCTGTGGCTCAAGCTCCTGCCTCCGGGCGGCTACGTGGGCCCCGGGGAGAGCCCCGGCGGCTTCGCGATCCACCTCGTCCTCCCGGCCGTAGCACTGGCCGCGGCCCCGATGGCGACCGCGATGCGGATGACCCGTTCGTCTGTGCTCGAGCAGTTGTCGTTGGACTACGTGCGGACGGCGCGGTCCAAAGGACTCGCCGAATCGCGCGTGGTCGGCCAGCACGTGCTGCGCAACGCCCTCCTGCCGGTGCTGACGGTCCTCGGCCTCCAGGTCGGCGCGATGTTCGCGGGCAGCGTCCTCGTCGAAACGATCTTCAACTGGCCCGGGATGAACCTGTTCCTGCTCCAGGCGCTCGGCCAGCGCGACTACCCGATCATCCAGGCGGTCGTGCTGATCGCGGCCGCGATCTTCATCGGCACGAACGCGCTGATCGACGTGACCTATGCCGTTATCGACCCTCGCATCCGGTACGGTTAG
- a CDS encoding long-chain fatty acid--CoA ligase, which produces MNVAALLTKAARTYPLRPALTCGDRQETYQGFRARVGSFAGGLQALGVGTGDRVAILQSNGPALLETLFAAFTLGAVAVPINARLHPREVAVIMQDRRPRVLVADSEFLAGLDGVRGEMPPVELVASEAAGGALSYDRVLSMGASDVADVEVDAGAVAWLFYTSGTTGRPKGAMLTHRNLLAMTMNVFADIYPFAAADVVLHAAPLTHGSGLYALPAIAKGAHNIIFPPRSFDAGALLREIAERRVTVIAFLSPTQVTRLVRSPERPRHDLSSLRAIVYGGAPMAARDVEDAVAAFGPILIQLYGQGEAPMTITALDPAVLGDSAEPRRLSSAGTPRTDVEVRIVDGTGAPLPPGAVGEVVLRGEVVMAGYWRNPEATAEALRNGWLHTRDLGYLDDRGYLFLQDRTRDVIITGGANVYCREVEDVLLRHPAIHDAVVFGIPDDEWGEAVMAVVVLAPGADLGEAATIAFCRDHLAGYKKPKRVEFAAEIPRNAYGKVTRRELREPYWQGRARRI; this is translated from the coding sequence ATGAACGTCGCGGCGCTTCTGACGAAGGCGGCGCGGACCTATCCCTTGCGGCCAGCGCTTACGTGCGGGGACCGCCAGGAGACCTACCAGGGGTTCCGGGCGCGCGTGGGGTCGTTCGCCGGGGGTCTCCAGGCGCTCGGCGTCGGGACGGGCGATCGCGTGGCGATTCTCCAATCGAACGGTCCGGCGCTTCTCGAGACGCTCTTCGCCGCGTTCACGCTGGGAGCGGTGGCCGTCCCGATCAACGCGCGGTTGCACCCGCGCGAGGTCGCCGTGATCATGCAGGACAGGCGGCCGCGCGTACTGGTGGCCGACTCCGAATTCCTTGCGGGGCTGGACGGCGTGCGCGGCGAGATGCCGCCGGTAGAGCTGGTCGCCTCGGAAGCCGCCGGCGGCGCCCTGAGCTACGATCGCGTGCTGTCGATGGGAGCCTCGGATGTTGCCGACGTGGAGGTGGACGCCGGTGCGGTGGCCTGGCTGTTCTACACGTCGGGCACGACGGGCCGGCCGAAAGGCGCCATGCTGACCCACCGCAACCTTCTCGCCATGACGATGAACGTGTTCGCGGACATTTACCCATTTGCTGCCGCCGATGTCGTCCTCCATGCCGCGCCGTTGACGCACGGCAGCGGGTTGTACGCCCTACCCGCGATCGCGAAAGGGGCGCACAATATCATCTTCCCGCCGCGGTCGTTCGACGCGGGAGCACTCCTCCGTGAGATCGCCGAGCGCCGGGTGACGGTGATCGCGTTCCTCAGTCCGACCCAGGTGACCCGCCTCGTCCGTTCTCCGGAGCGGCCGCGGCACGATCTGTCGAGCCTGCGCGCGATCGTCTACGGGGGGGCGCCGATGGCCGCGCGCGACGTCGAGGACGCCGTCGCCGCGTTTGGCCCCATCCTGATCCAGCTGTACGGGCAGGGGGAAGCGCCGATGACGATTACCGCGCTCGACCCGGCCGTCCTCGGCGACTCCGCGGAGCCCCGCCGGTTGAGTTCGGCGGGGACGCCGCGGACGGATGTCGAGGTGCGAATCGTTGACGGGACCGGCGCGCCGCTTCCGCCGGGCGCGGTCGGCGAGGTCGTCCTGCGGGGCGAGGTCGTGATGGCGGGGTACTGGCGGAACCCCGAGGCGACGGCGGAGGCCCTCCGCAACGGATGGCTGCACACGAGGGACCTGGGGTATCTCGACGACCGCGGGTATCTCTTCCTGCAGGACCGGACGCGCGACGTCATCATCACCGGCGGCGCGAACGTGTACTGCCGGGAGGTGGAGGACGTGTTGCTCCGGCATCCGGCGATCCACGACGCGGTCGTGTTCGGGATCCCCGACGATGAGTGGGGGGAAGCGGTGATGGCCGTCGTCGTGCTCGCCCCCGGCGCGGACCTGGGCGAAGCGGCGACGATTGCGTTCTGCCGGGACCATCTCGCCGGCTACAAGAAGCCCAAACGGGTCGAATTCGCCGCGGAGATCCCACGCAACGCGTACGGAAAGGTGACGCGGCGTGAGCTGCGAGAACCGTACTGGCAGGGGCGGGCGCGGCGGATCTAA
- a CDS encoding FAD-dependent oxidoreductase, which produces MRALFDLDGQQTSETDVAVIGAGIVGLATAFYLARRGRAVTVLERRTVGWEASGRTAAGVRQQGRDPRELPLAMAAVEVWGTLEKELQGHTGYRRDGNVFVAMSRDEMTRLEERAARECALGLGVEMLTAAQLRARLPAVSDRCAGGKYCPTDGIAEPTLVMPSLARAVEHAGGRLLAETEALDFTVEDRRVVSIVTDGIEVRPRVTVLAAGPYTPLLAMRLGVTLPITPVRSQLIRTGPTGPVCKEFLISRELGVYCRPASGGAMLIGGDVMRGETDPRAARESALRRISACIPALEGVPVERMWSGLLDVTPDEVAMIGPLPGFRDCFVAAGFSGHGFCLGPGVGRSVAEWIVDGKPSLSLDALSPDRFGPPTAHAG; this is translated from the coding sequence ATGCGTGCGCTGTTTGACCTGGACGGGCAGCAGACCTCGGAGACCGATGTCGCCGTGATCGGTGCGGGGATCGTCGGGCTGGCGACCGCATTCTACCTCGCCAGGCGCGGACGGGCCGTGACGGTCTTGGAACGGCGCACCGTCGGCTGGGAGGCGTCGGGACGCACCGCGGCAGGGGTGCGCCAGCAAGGCCGTGATCCACGGGAGCTCCCGCTCGCGATGGCCGCGGTCGAGGTGTGGGGGACGTTGGAAAAGGAGCTGCAGGGTCACACGGGATACCGCCGTGACGGCAACGTCTTCGTCGCCATGAGCCGCGACGAGATGACCCGACTGGAGGAGCGGGCGGCACGCGAGTGCGCGTTAGGACTCGGGGTCGAGATGTTGACGGCCGCACAACTGCGCGCGCGGCTGCCGGCCGTATCCGATCGGTGCGCGGGAGGAAAGTACTGCCCCACCGACGGCATCGCCGAGCCCACGCTCGTGATGCCCTCGCTTGCGCGCGCCGTCGAGCACGCGGGGGGACGGCTGCTCGCGGAGACCGAAGCGTTGGATTTCACGGTGGAGGATCGGCGGGTCGTCTCAATCGTGACCGACGGCATCGAGGTGCGCCCGAGGGTCACGGTGCTCGCGGCAGGACCCTACACACCGCTCCTGGCGATGCGCCTCGGCGTGACGCTGCCGATTACCCCGGTTCGATCGCAGCTCATACGGACGGGGCCGACCGGACCCGTGTGCAAGGAGTTTCTCATCTCGCGTGAGTTGGGCGTCTATTGCCGGCCCGCTTCCGGTGGGGCGATGTTGATCGGTGGAGATGTCATGCGCGGCGAGACCGACCCCCGCGCCGCGCGCGAGAGCGCCCTGCGCAGGATCAGCGCGTGCATCCCCGCGCTGGAGGGCGTCCCGGTCGAGCGGATGTGGTCGGGGTTGCTGGATGTGACGCCGGATGAGGTCGCGATGATTGGCCCCCTGCCGGGTTTCCGGGACTGCTTCGTCGCCGCGGGGTTCAGTGGACACGGCTTCTGTCTCGGCCCCGGGGTCGGCCGGTCTGTCGCCGAGTGGATCGTGGACGGGAAGCCATCGCTTTCGCTCGATGCGCTCTCGCCGGACCGGTTTGGGCCCCCGACGGCGCATGCCGGGTAG